A single window of Opisthocomus hoazin isolate bOpiHoa1 chromosome 5, bOpiHoa1.hap1, whole genome shotgun sequence DNA harbors:
- the ADGRA3 gene encoding adhesion G protein-coupled receptor A3, with translation MLPPGRRALCRPPHAPRRRRRLAGLLPALLLLTALGGGGSGAALPPGCKHDGRPRSAGKAAAAGGPVEVKVVCSNLELAHVLPPEALPNRTVTLILSNNKITELKNSSFSGLHLLERLDLKNNLISTIDPGAFLGLSSLKRLDLTNNRIGCLNADIFRGLVNLIRLNLSGNLFSTLTRGTFDHLGSLKSLEFQTDYLLCDCNILWMHQWLKERNITVRETKCAYPKSLQSQTVTGVKQELLTCEPPLELPSFYMTPSHRQVVFEGDSLPFQCMASYIDQDMQVLWYQDGKIVETDESQGIFVEKNMIHNCSLIASALTISNIQAGSTGNWGCHVQTRRGNNTRTVDIVVLESSAQYCPPERVVNNKGDFRWPRTLAGITAYLLCTRYSAGSGIYPGNSQDERRAWRRCDRGGYWAEEDYSRCQYANDVTRVLYMFNQMPLNLTNAVATARQLLAYTVEAANFSDKMDVIFVAEMIEKFGRFAEKYKELGDVMVDIASNIMLADERVLWMAQREAKACTRIVQCLQKIAMYRLANGAQVYSTYSPNIALEAYVIKAAGFTGMTCTVFQKVATSDRTGLSDYGRRDPDGSLDKQLSFKCNVSNTLSSLALKNTIVEASIQLPASLFSQKQKREIRPADESVYKLQLIAFRNGKLFPATGNSTNLADDGKRRTVVTPVILTKIDGLNPASHRVPINVTLRRIAHGADAVAAQWDFDLLDGQGGWKSDGCSILLSDENITTIQCYSLSNYAVLMDLTGAELYMQPADLLHPVIYATAMVLLMCLLTIIVSYIYHHSVIRISVKSWHMLVNLSFHIFLTCVMFIGGITQTRNASICQAVGIILHYSTLATVLWLGVTSRNIYKQVTKKAKRCQDPDEPPPPPRPMLRFYLIGGGIPVIVCGITAAANIRNYGSRPNAPYCWMTWEPSLGAFYGPASFIIFINCMYFLSIFIQLKRHPERKYELKEPIEEQQRLATNEHGELAHQDSVSVSLVSTSALENEHSFQAQLLGVGLTLLLYVALWIFGALSVSLYYPMDLIFSCFFGATCLSLSAFLMVHHCVNREDVRHAWITTCCPGRSTYSVQVNVQPAGTTGTNGEAPKCTNSSAESSCTNKSASSLKNSSQGCKLTNLQAAAAQCHPTSLPLNTGPQLDNSLTEHSVDNDIKMHVAPLEVQFRTNGHPSRHHKNRSKGHRASRLAVLREYAYDVPTSVEGSVQNGLPKSRQSNSEGHSRSRRAYLAYRERQYNQSQQDSSDACSTLPKSSRNTEKTIATNNKKDILRKPIAVELENQQKSYGLNLAIQNGPLKSSGQDGSLLTADSTGNIRTGLWKHETTV, from the exons GGACCTTAAGAACAACCTTATTAGTACTATAGATCCAGGAGCTTTTCTGGGGCTTTCGTCTCTGAAAAGACT AGACTTAACTAATAACAGGATAGGCTGCCTGAATGCAGATATATTTAGAGGACTGGTAAATCTTATTAGATT GAATCTTTCTGGGAATCTGTTTTCTACACTTACACGAGGAACATTTGATCATCTGGGTTCGCTGAAGTCTCT AGAATTTCAGACTGATTATCTTCTTTGTGATTGCAACATACTGTGGATGCATCAGtggttaaaagaaagaaatataactGTACGTGAAACTAAATGTGCCTATCCCAAGTCACTTCAGTCGCAGACAGTGACTGGTGTTAAGCAGGAGCTTCTGACCTGCG AACCGCCGCTTGAATTACCGTCTTTCTATATGACTCCATCTCACCGTCAGGTTGTCTTTGAAGGAGATAGCCTACCATTCCAATGTATGGCTTCATATATTGATCAAGACATGCAAGTCTTGTGGTATCAGGATGGAAAGATAGTGGAAACTGATGAGTCCCAGGgtatttttgttgaaaaaaacaTGATTCATAACTGCTCCCTGATTGCAAG TGCGCTGACAATCTCAAACATTCAGGCTGGCTCCACAGGAAACTGGGGTTGCCATGTACAAACCAGACGTGGGAATAACACGAGGACAGTAGACATTGTGGTGTTAGAAAGTTCTGCACAGTACTGCCCTCCAGAGAGGGTTGTGAACAATAAAGGGGATTTCAG GTGGCCTAGAACATTGGCAGGCATCACAGCGTACCTGCTGTGTACACGTTATTCTGCTGGCAGTGGGATATATCCTGGCAACTCACAAGATGAGAGAAGAGCCTGGCGCAGATGCGACAGGGGAGGGTACTGGGCAGAAGAGGACTACTCCAGGTGCCAGTATGCAAATGATGTGACTCGAGTTCTTTATATGTTCAATCAG ATGCCGCTCAACCTTACTAATGCAGTGGCAACAGCAAGACAGCTCTTGGCTTACACTGTTGAAGCAGCAAATTTTTCTGATAAGATGGATGTTATTTTTGTGGCTGAAATGATAGAGAAGTTTGGAAGATTTGCTGAAAAATACAAAGAG CTTGGTGATGTGATGGTGGACATAGCGAGTAACATTATGTTAGCTGATGAACGTGTTCTGTGGATGGCACAAAGGGAAGCCAAGGCTTGCACTAGAATTGTACAGTGTCTGCAGAAGATTGCTATGTATCGGCTTGCAAATGGAGCTCAAGTTTATTCTACT TATTCTCCAAATATTGCTCTTGAGGCTTATGTAATAAAGGCTGCTGGTTTCACTGGGATGACGTGCACCGTATTTCAGAAAGTGGCTACATCAGACCGTACAGGACTCAGTGATTATGGGAGAAGAGATCCAGATGGAAGTCTAGATAAACAATTAAGCTTTAAGTGTAACGTTTCAAATACCTTGTCAAGTCTGGCTTTAAAG AACACAATTGTAGAGGCTTCTATCCAGTTGCCAGCTTCCCTTTTCAgccaaaagcaaaaaagagaaatcagaCCAGCAGATGAATCTGTCTACAAGCTTCAGCTTATTGCATTTCGCAATGGAAAGCTTTTTCCAGCAACAGGAAACTCAACAAATCTGGCTGATGATGGGAAACGTCGTACAGTTGTAACACCGGTTATTCTTACCAAGATAG ATGGTTTAAACCCAGCCAGTCACCGCGTTCCTATAAATGTGACACTGCGGCGCATTGCGCATGGAGCAGATGCTGTTGCTGCTCAGTGGGACTTCGATCTACTGGACGGACAAGGGGGATGGAAATCTGATGGTTGTAGCATTCTTCTGTCGGATGAAAATATTACTACCATTCAGTGTTACTCCCTCAGCAACTATGCCGTTTTAATG GACTTGACAGGAGCTGAGTTATATATGCAGCCAGCTGATCTTTTGCATCCAGTAATTTACGCCACTGCCATGGTTTTGCTAATGTGCCTATTGACGATTATAGTCAGTTACATATACCATCACAG TGTGATCAGGATCAGTGTAAAAAGCTGGCATATGCTAGTTAACCTGagctttcatatttttctgaCATGTGTGATGTTTATTGGAGGCATAACTCAGACCAGGAATGCCAGCATTTGCCAAGCA gttGGGATAATTCTCCATTATTCAACTCTCGCAACAGTGCTGTGGCTGGGAGTGACATCTCGTAATATTTACAAGCAGGTaaccaaaaaagcaaaaagatgtCAAGATCCTGATGAGCCACCTCCTCCACCCAGACCAATGCTGAG GTTCTACCTTATCGGTGGAGGGATCCCTGTCATAGTTTGTGgaataacagcagcagcaaacatcCGAAATTATGGCAGCAGACCTAATGCTCCTTA ttgCTGGATGACTTGGGAACCCAGCTTAGGAGCATTTTATGGACCAGCTAGCTTTATAATTTTCATAAACTGTATGTATTTTCTCAGCATATTCATACAACTAAAACGTCACCCTGAACGTAAATACGAACTTAAGGAACCCATTGAGGAACAGCAGCGTCTGGCCACCAATGAACATGGCGAACTGGCTCATCAAGATTCAGTGTCGGTGTCGCTAGTTTCCACATCTGCTTTGGAGAATGAGCACAGTTTTCAAGCACAGCTGCTGGGAGTGGGCCTTACTTTGCTGTTGTACGTTGCTCTGTGGATCTTCGGAGCGCTGTCAGTTTCCCTGTATTATCCCATGGACCTgatcttcagctgtttttttggGGCAACATGTTTAAGCCTCAGTGCCTTTCTTATGGTTCACCATTGCGTTAACAGGGAAGATGTCAGGCATGCTTGGATAACGACGTGCTGCCCTGGAAGGAGCACGTATTCAGTGCAAGTAAATGTTCAGCCTGCTGGTACCACTGGAACCAATGGAGAGGCCCCTAAGTGCACCAACAGTAGCGCAGAATCCTCATGCACAAATAAAAGTGCATCGAGCCTAAAAAATTCTTCTCAAGGTTGTAAACTAACTAACTTacaagctgcagcagctcagtgccaCCCTACTTCTCTGCCATTGAACACAGGTCCTCAGCTTGATAACAGTCTCACTGAACATTCAGTGGACAACGATATCAAAATGCATGTAGCTCCCTTAGAGGTACAGTTTCGGACAAACGGACACCCAAGTCGGCATCATAAGAACAGAAGCAAGGGACATCGTGCTAGCAGGCTTGCAGTACTGAGGGAGTACGCATATGATGTTCCCACAAGCGTGGAAGGAAGTGTGCAAAATGGCTTACCTAAAAGTCGACAAAGCAACAGCGAAGGACATTCAAGGAGCCGAAGAGCGTATTTGGCATACAGAGAACGTCAGTACAACCAGTCCCAACAGGATAGCAGCGATGCTTGCAGTACACTTCCAAAAAGTagcagaaatactgaaaaaaccATAGctaccaacaacaaaaaagatattCTAAGGAAACCAATAGCGGTTGAActtgaaaaccaacaaaaatcttACGGCTTAAATTTAGCCATTCAGAACGGACCACTTAAAAGCAGTGGACAGGATGGATCCTTGCTCACTGCAGACAGTACTGGTAATATTAGAACTGGGTTGTGGAAACACGAAACTACTGTGTAG